A genome region from Neptunomonas japonica JAMM 1380 includes the following:
- the nadE gene encoding ammonia-dependent NAD(+) synthetase produces the protein MNADEIIKEMQVLPEIDPAFEITRRISFIKQRLRDSRLKNLVLGISGGVDSSTCGRLAQRAVDELNQEEQTSDYTFIAVRLPYHIQHDEDDAQRALSFIKPSETLTVNVKPGADALHEEVTSSLQQSQLLSANEAAIDFAKGNVKARTRMIIQYEIAGIVGALVLGTDHSAENITGFYTKWGDGACDLAPLFGLNKRQVRQLAMELGAPESLAHKTPTADLECLAPQKADEHALGLTYDNIDDFLEGKNVTSEVQEKLISIYIKTQHKRQPIPTIYD, from the coding sequence ATGAATGCTGATGAGATCATTAAAGAGATGCAAGTTCTACCTGAAATAGATCCTGCGTTTGAAATAACACGACGCATCAGCTTCATCAAACAACGTTTACGTGACTCACGCTTAAAAAATCTCGTATTGGGTATCAGCGGTGGAGTCGACTCATCCACTTGTGGAAGACTCGCTCAACGTGCCGTTGATGAGCTTAATCAAGAAGAGCAAACATCTGACTATACGTTTATTGCCGTACGCCTGCCTTATCACATCCAGCACGATGAAGATGACGCACAACGTGCTCTTTCATTTATTAAGCCAAGCGAAACGCTTACCGTTAATGTGAAGCCAGGTGCTGATGCGCTACATGAAGAAGTCACATCTTCATTACAGCAAAGCCAACTACTTTCTGCGAATGAAGCAGCTATTGATTTCGCAAAAGGTAATGTCAAAGCTAGGACCCGAATGATCATTCAATATGAGATTGCAGGAATCGTTGGCGCGCTGGTACTCGGAACAGACCACTCCGCTGAAAACATTACAGGCTTTTATACCAAGTGGGGTGATGGTGCGTGTGACTTAGCGCCACTATTTGGATTAAATAAACGCCAAGTTCGCCAACTTGCAATGGAGCTTGGGGCACCGGAAAGCCTCGCACATAAGACACCTACGGCTGACTTAGAATGCCTTGCTCCACAAAAAGCAGATGAACACGCTCTTGGTTTAACATACGACAATATCGATGATTTCTTAGAAGGGAAAAACGTTACATCTGAGGTTCAAGAAAAACTTATTAGCATCTACATAAAAACACAGCATAAGCGCCAACCGATCCCCACTATCTACGATTAA
- a CDS encoding PLP-dependent cysteine synthase family protein yields MSQNHWLANAIRIIEADYNRSADTHLIKLDMPAFPDIDIYLKDESTHPTGSLKHRLARSLFLYALCNGWIKEGMPIIEASSGSTAISEAYFARLLGLPFIAVVPVGTAPKKMAQISFYGGQCYQVAATDLCQAAADMAKEMNGHFMDQFTYAERATDWRGNNNIAESIFTQMNVERFSKPSWIVVSAGTGGTSATIGRYLRHQQWWQQPSQLCVVDPENSVFYDYYQSGDASLTIQQGSRIEGIGRPRVEPSFEAAVIDKMLKVEDNESLAAAHFLSAKLGRLVGGSTGTNFVGVLALAEEMQQRGEQGSIVTLICDGGDRYQESYFDHDWLREKGYEVPERVASMQSIYG; encoded by the coding sequence ATGAGTCAAAACCATTGGTTAGCTAATGCTATTCGTATTATTGAAGCAGACTACAATCGCTCCGCTGATACACATTTAATTAAATTAGATATGCCGGCTTTTCCTGATATCGATATTTATCTTAAAGATGAATCAACCCACCCTACCGGTAGCTTAAAGCATCGTTTGGCTCGCTCATTGTTTCTTTATGCGTTGTGTAATGGCTGGATTAAAGAAGGAATGCCCATTATTGAGGCGTCTTCAGGTAGCACGGCTATATCAGAAGCTTACTTTGCTAGGTTATTGGGTTTGCCTTTTATTGCCGTAGTACCGGTGGGTACGGCACCTAAAAAGATGGCGCAGATCTCCTTTTATGGTGGGCAGTGCTATCAAGTTGCTGCGACTGACTTGTGCCAAGCGGCGGCTGATATGGCAAAAGAAATGAACGGCCATTTTATGGATCAATTTACTTACGCAGAAAGAGCAACTGATTGGCGGGGGAATAATAATATAGCGGAATCTATATTTACTCAGATGAATGTTGAGCGCTTTTCTAAGCCGAGTTGGATTGTAGTGAGTGCTGGAACGGGGGGAACATCAGCAACCATCGGCCGTTACCTACGACACCAGCAGTGGTGGCAGCAACCCTCGCAGTTATGCGTAGTCGACCCTGAAAATTCAGTATTCTACGATTATTACCAAAGTGGAGATGCCAGCTTAACAATTCAGCAAGGCTCGCGCATTGAAGGTATTGGCCGTCCACGTGTAGAGCCTTCTTTTGAGGCTGCGGTGATTGATAAAATGCTGAAAGTAGAAGATAACGAGAGCTTAGCTGCAGCGCACTTTTTATCTGCAAAGTTGGGTCGTTTAGTTGGGGGCTCAACAGGTACTAATTTTGTGGGTGTCTTGGCATTGGCAGAAGAGATGCAGCAACGAGGTGAACAGGGCAGTATTGTTACCTTGATATGTGACGGTGGAGATCGTTATCAAGAGAGCTACTTTGACCATGATTGGCTGCGAGAAAAGGGGTATGAGGTACCTGAAAGAGTTGCTTCAATGCAATCCATATATGGTTGA
- a CDS encoding pilus assembly protein, with product MSMLLKPIYGLQLFVILGMSVDAIAASWALSNAPLPVSTTVKPNVMLLVDNSGSMDNIIYDADFFALVDSSDPNSGVIDRSSQQQWQYYNSSGSWSNVSNTAGNYYKSSFKQGSCSSNYDRFRNASTTSITKCLKLPDPVGSGDTRYSGEYVNYLLNRFASGTDLSTGASGNIPNETRMMVAKAVGADVVDNTAGMRFGVARFYGPSGHSYGHGATIDQVCGSSISSIKSSLSGYSADTNTPLSEALYEITRYFRGLSSYYHSSTSYSSPIQYRCQKNFTLAITDGFPTRDSNFPSNDPDVPAGQTLTDWDGLHPATSSSDYPSFPQYSDGYDSNGTGEGATLYLDDIAKFAWDTDFKKNASENDLSGVGYNDAAFPVQNMYTYTVGFATQNQMLEDAAEYGNGKYYTASNAAQLSTVLKNALADITKKSGSSSSAAASTGRIQTGSSVYQARYNSSNWSGEFLSFEIDTTVGSTYGQVKTTGSATNGAVFDAGKKIPAWNSRVIVTNKAAGIAFDWSQFSAAEKTSYFNGQEAMLQYLRGRNVSDTAYDVSIYRDRVTNLGDIVHSTPYFVGAPAARYSDSFESVAYSSFVTTHKNRDKILYVGANDGMLHAFEALTGVEKMAFIPGSLLPNLKELSDPNYSHQYYVDGSPTVVDAFDGTAWKTVLVGGLNKGGQGIYALDITDPSAYSESNAASLFMWEFTDEDDVDLGYSYSRPKIVKLQDGKWYAVFGNGYNNTEADGYASSSGNAVIYIVDLWDKTNVIKISTGVGTSDDPTNASRPNGFSTLTPVDLNGDQVADYVYGGDLFGNVWKFNLNDVDPTKWKLDYKLYSACSADPCTKTTGGTVSNAQPITTAVTVGKSKSGIGQMVYFGTGQYIEVTDNNGALGGRQTFYGIHDKGANVTGRSQLLQQTITIEASVNVTDTKGTVSTVDDVVNSYPLRETSNNYATTAKKGWFLDMVPPAGERGERLISIPAIRGKRLLFVTNIPANDPCSPGGDSWLMSLDAFTGGRLNQTYDLDKDGKFGTGDKVFGPTGNPVVASGIKVGSGGNAPSFMPGADSDQVIISGNDQLETMRIDEGDDVNRQSWQQITR from the coding sequence ATGAGCATGCTATTAAAGCCAATTTATGGGCTTCAGTTATTTGTGATACTCGGTATGTCCGTAGATGCTATAGCCGCTTCTTGGGCGCTGTCTAATGCACCTTTACCCGTCTCTACTACAGTAAAACCCAACGTTATGTTGCTGGTGGATAACTCCGGCAGCATGGATAACATTATTTATGATGCGGACTTCTTTGCTCTAGTTGATTCTAGCGACCCGAATAGTGGAGTAATAGATCGCTCTTCACAGCAACAGTGGCAATACTATAATTCAAGCGGCAGCTGGTCTAATGTTTCTAATACGGCTGGTAACTATTATAAGAGCAGTTTTAAGCAAGGAAGTTGCTCAAGTAACTATGATCGATTTAGGAATGCGTCGACAACCAGTATTACTAAGTGTTTGAAGTTGCCTGACCCTGTCGGTAGTGGTGATACACGCTATTCAGGTGAGTATGTAAATTATCTACTGAATCGCTTTGCTAGCGGGACAGATTTATCAACAGGGGCTTCTGGAAATATTCCTAACGAAACCAGAATGATGGTTGCAAAAGCGGTAGGGGCGGATGTTGTTGATAATACTGCTGGTATGCGCTTTGGTGTTGCTCGTTTTTATGGGCCTAGTGGTCATAGTTACGGGCATGGTGCAACGATTGATCAAGTATGCGGTAGTAGTATTAGCAGTATTAAGAGCTCTCTTTCAGGTTATTCTGCTGACACTAACACGCCACTGTCTGAAGCCCTTTATGAAATCACGCGCTATTTTCGAGGTTTGAGCAGTTATTATCATTCAAGTACTTCTTATAGCAGCCCTATTCAATACCGTTGCCAGAAAAATTTTACGTTAGCAATAACAGATGGCTTCCCTACACGTGATAGTAATTTTCCTAGTAACGATCCTGATGTGCCTGCAGGTCAAACTTTAACGGACTGGGATGGTTTACATCCAGCTACATCAAGTAGTGATTACCCTTCATTTCCTCAATATTCAGATGGATATGATTCGAACGGAACGGGTGAAGGTGCTACGTTATATTTGGATGACATTGCTAAGTTTGCTTGGGACACTGATTTTAAAAAAAATGCGAGTGAAAATGACTTATCCGGTGTTGGATATAACGATGCGGCTTTTCCTGTGCAGAATATGTATACCTATACAGTTGGTTTTGCGACACAAAATCAGATGTTGGAAGATGCGGCTGAATACGGTAATGGGAAATACTATACAGCGTCTAATGCCGCCCAATTATCCACAGTACTTAAAAATGCGCTCGCTGATATTACAAAAAAATCGGGTTCTTCTTCTTCTGCAGCGGCCAGTACTGGGCGAATACAGACGGGGTCTAGTGTCTATCAAGCGCGTTACAACAGCTCCAACTGGTCGGGTGAATTTCTTTCTTTTGAGATAGATACCACCGTTGGTTCGACGTATGGGCAAGTAAAAACAACAGGTTCAGCTACCAATGGCGCAGTATTTGATGCAGGAAAAAAAATTCCAGCGTGGAATTCACGTGTTATTGTGACGAACAAAGCAGCAGGCATCGCGTTTGATTGGTCGCAGTTTTCGGCGGCAGAGAAAACGAGTTATTTTAATGGTCAAGAAGCGATGCTGCAGTACTTACGAGGCCGCAATGTTAGTGATACAGCCTATGACGTGTCTATCTACCGAGACCGTGTAACTAACTTAGGTGACATTGTTCATTCTACCCCTTATTTTGTAGGCGCCCCAGCGGCTAGGTATTCTGACTCCTTTGAATCAGTGGCTTATTCTTCATTTGTAACAACACATAAAAACCGCGATAAAATACTCTATGTAGGTGCTAACGATGGGATGTTGCATGCGTTTGAAGCACTCACGGGTGTTGAAAAAATGGCGTTTATCCCCGGCTCTTTACTGCCAAATTTAAAAGAGTTGTCTGATCCTAATTATTCCCATCAATATTATGTAGATGGTTCTCCAACGGTTGTCGATGCATTTGATGGCACCGCTTGGAAAACAGTTTTAGTGGGTGGTTTAAATAAAGGTGGGCAGGGTATTTATGCATTAGATATTACTGACCCGTCAGCCTACTCAGAGTCAAATGCAGCATCTTTGTTTATGTGGGAATTTACAGACGAGGATGATGTGGATTTAGGCTATAGCTATAGTCGGCCTAAAATAGTTAAGTTGCAGGATGGTAAATGGTATGCAGTATTTGGTAATGGTTATAACAATACTGAAGCAGATGGCTATGCGAGTAGCAGCGGCAATGCGGTGATTTATATTGTCGACCTTTGGGACAAAACTAATGTGATTAAGATTTCTACCGGTGTTGGTACAAGTGATGATCCCACTAATGCTAGTAGGCCTAATGGCTTTTCTACATTAACACCCGTGGATCTAAATGGTGACCAAGTAGCCGATTATGTTTATGGGGGAGATCTATTTGGTAATGTTTGGAAATTTAATTTGAATGATGTTGATCCTACAAAATGGAAGTTGGATTATAAACTTTATAGTGCTTGTAGTGCCGACCCTTGTACCAAAACAACAGGAGGGACTGTCAGTAATGCTCAGCCAATTACAACCGCAGTTACTGTTGGTAAATCGAAAAGCGGTATTGGCCAAATGGTTTATTTTGGTACTGGGCAATATATCGAAGTTACGGATAATAATGGAGCGTTAGGCGGCCGACAAACCTTTTACGGTATTCATGATAAGGGTGCTAATGTTACAGGGCGCTCTCAATTGTTGCAGCAAACTATCACAATAGAAGCCTCTGTTAATGTGACGGATACAAAGGGCACGGTATCAACCGTAGATGATGTTGTGAATAGTTACCCTTTGCGTGAAACATCTAATAATTACGCCACTACTGCAAAGAAAGGCTGGTTTCTTGATATGGTTCCGCCTGCGGGTGAACGAGGTGAACGCTTAATTTCTATTCCCGCGATACGTGGGAAGCGGTTGCTATTTGTAACAAATATTCCAGCGAATGACCCTTGTTCTCCCGGAGGAGACAGTTGGTTGATGTCCCTCGATGCTTTCACTGGGGGGCGCTTGAACCAAACATATGATCTTGATAAAGATGGCAAGTTTGGTACAGGGGATAAGGTTTTTGGTCCTACTGGTAATCCTGTTGTTGCATCGGGTATTAAGGTTGGGTCTGGAGGTAATGCGCCCAGTTTCATGCCTGGAGCAGACTCTGACCAAGTTATTATTTCTGGGAATGACCAGTTAGAAACAATGCGGATTGATGAAGGCGATGATGTGAACCGCCAGAGCTGGCAGCAGATTACTCGCTAG
- the rluD gene encoding 23S rRNA pseudouridine(1911/1915/1917) synthase RluD produces MSEKIELEVIVPGALTGKRLDQIVAQLFSEFSRSRLQSWIKEGSVTVDGKQAKTREKLYGGERIVINATVEPMEEHLAEDIPLDIIYEDDDILVVNKPAGLVVHPAVGNRTGTLLNALLHHFPDIAMVPRAGIVHRLDMDTTGLMVVAKTIQAQTELVGQLQDRSMGREYEAVAQGVMTGGGCVEEPIARHPKNRLKMGVVKGGKEAVTHYRLLEKFRNHTHIRLKLETGRTHQIRVHMAHINYPLAGDQLYGGRFRMPKGATEEVQETLLGFKRQALHAKKLELWHPTSRELMSWEIDLPEDFQCLLAALERDVKDFDDYEY; encoded by the coding sequence ATGTCAGAAAAGATTGAATTAGAAGTAATAGTTCCGGGTGCATTGACCGGAAAACGTCTTGATCAGATTGTTGCTCAGTTGTTTTCAGAGTTTTCGCGTTCACGGTTACAGTCTTGGATAAAAGAGGGCTCCGTTACTGTCGACGGAAAGCAAGCGAAAACTCGGGAAAAACTCTATGGCGGCGAGCGCATTGTTATTAATGCAACGGTCGAGCCTATGGAGGAACATCTAGCAGAAGACATTCCGTTGGATATCATCTATGAAGATGATGATATTCTCGTTGTTAATAAACCGGCAGGGTTAGTGGTTCACCCGGCAGTGGGAAACCGTACGGGTACCTTGCTGAATGCTTTGCTACATCACTTTCCTGATATAGCGATGGTACCGCGTGCTGGCATTGTGCATCGTTTGGATATGGACACTACCGGTTTGATGGTGGTTGCTAAGACTATCCAAGCGCAAACTGAACTAGTGGGCCAGTTGCAAGATCGCTCCATGGGACGTGAGTATGAAGCGGTAGCTCAGGGAGTGATGACAGGCGGTGGTTGTGTTGAAGAACCTATAGCGCGTCACCCTAAAAACCGCCTTAAGATGGGTGTCGTTAAAGGAGGAAAAGAAGCTGTTACGCATTACCGACTTCTTGAAAAATTCCGTAACCATACGCATATTCGTTTGAAGCTAGAAACGGGGCGTACCCATCAGATACGTGTTCATATGGCACATATAAATTATCCGCTGGCGGGTGATCAGCTCTATGGTGGACGTTTTCGTATGCCAAAAGGGGCGACTGAAGAGGTTCAGGAAACTCTGCTAGGTTTTAAGCGCCAAGCATTGCATGCGAAAAAATTAGAGCTATGGCATCCGACGAGCCGTGAGTTGATGTCTTGGGAAATTGATCTGCCTGAAGACTTTCAGTGCTTACTAGCAGCTCTAGAGCGAGATGTTAAAGATTTTGATGATTATGAATACTAG
- a CDS encoding type IV pilin protein — translation MKPDQKGVTLIELMIVVAIIGILSAIAYPSYQQYVLSSWRATASGCVLSLAQNMERQFTANMTYLAAVPVDGCTTENGMAARYTISLAAAASAAVYTVQAVPQGAQTADTQCGTLSITQTGARAETGTGSVQDCW, via the coding sequence ATGAAACCAGACCAAAAGGGTGTAACCCTTATAGAGTTAATGATTGTGGTAGCGATTATAGGCATATTGAGTGCAATCGCTTATCCAAGTTACCAACAGTATGTACTAAGTTCATGGCGCGCAACGGCCAGTGGCTGTGTGCTTTCGCTGGCGCAAAATATGGAGCGTCAGTTTACAGCAAATATGACCTATTTAGCGGCGGTGCCTGTTGATGGTTGTACAACTGAAAATGGTATGGCCGCACGGTATACAATTAGCTTAGCGGCAGCAGCATCAGCAGCAGTATACACAGTCCAAGCTGTTCCCCAGGGAGCACAAACTGCAGATACACAATGTGGCACGTTAAGCATTACCCAAACGGGGGCACGTGCTGAGACAGGAACGGGGAGTGTGCAAGACTGCTGGTAA
- a CDS encoding NAD(P)/FAD-dependent oxidoreductase: MSDFVIVGAGVVGMMLARELVQAGATVSLVDRVACAQESTWAGGGIVSPLYPWRYSEPVTQLATWSQSSYLHLSQDLQEETGCDPELRQKGMYMVDVEDERDALAWAARFNRPMLKVDATHLYSREANFCSGYTSALWMPEVCSIRNPRLGKSLRASLEKSPRVALYEHHEVKQLLLDNGKVHGVRTAQADITGGKTIITAGAWSGELLKPLNISLPVSPVKGQMMIFKAPVGTVNRVILMAGRYVIPRNDGRILIGSTLEHAGFDKTTTQQAHDSLYKTAVSIIPSLANYDIEHHWSGLRPGSPQGVPYIGDVPGYEGLAVNAGQFRNGLVLAPASTRLHADLLLGREPVIDPAAYYLEGRV, translated from the coding sequence ATGAGCGACTTTGTCATTGTTGGTGCGGGTGTTGTGGGAATGATGTTGGCGCGTGAATTAGTGCAAGCGGGTGCGACAGTCTCATTAGTAGACCGTGTAGCATGTGCTCAGGAGTCAACATGGGCGGGTGGTGGTATCGTATCTCCTCTTTACCCTTGGCGCTATTCTGAGCCTGTTACTCAACTGGCAACCTGGTCGCAAAGTAGTTATTTACATCTATCACAAGATCTTCAAGAAGAAACCGGTTGTGATCCTGAACTTCGCCAAAAAGGTATGTATATGGTGGATGTAGAGGATGAGCGCGATGCACTAGCTTGGGCGGCTAGGTTCAATCGGCCAATGCTTAAGGTTGATGCAACTCATCTGTATTCAAGAGAAGCAAATTTTTGCAGTGGGTATACTAGCGCGTTATGGATGCCAGAAGTTTGTAGTATACGTAATCCTCGTTTAGGGAAGTCGCTAAGAGCCAGCTTGGAGAAATCACCTCGTGTGGCTTTGTACGAACATCATGAAGTAAAACAACTATTGCTGGATAACGGGAAAGTTCACGGTGTAAGGACTGCTCAAGCTGATATCACGGGTGGAAAAACCATTATTACAGCAGGGGCGTGGAGTGGCGAGTTACTGAAGCCGTTGAATATTAGTTTGCCTGTATCGCCAGTGAAAGGGCAAATGATGATTTTTAAAGCGCCTGTAGGAACCGTAAATAGAGTCATCTTGATGGCAGGCCGTTATGTTATTCCACGTAATGATGGTCGTATTTTAATAGGTTCTACTTTGGAACATGCTGGATTTGATAAAACTACAACTCAGCAGGCGCATGACTCTTTGTATAAAACAGCCGTTAGTATTATTCCATCTTTGGCTAATTATGATATTGAGCACCACTGGTCAGGCTTGCGACCTGGGTCGCCACAAGGGGTGCCGTATATTGGTGATGTGCCGGGTTATGAAGGGCTTGCTGTTAATGCAGGGCAGTTTCGTAACGGTTTAGTGTTGGCTCCTGCGTCAACACGTTTACATGCGGATCTACTATTAGGGCGTGAGCCTGTTATTGATCCTGCAGCCTATTATTTAGAAGGGCGTGTCTAA
- the pgeF gene encoding peptidoglycan editing factor PgeF: MQLIRPGWAAPQHIKAAVTTRLGGVSCPPYDSFNVGDHVGDQHSAVASNRGKLLNELELPAAQWLTQVHGTVCVEAQSDAVIREADACWTAEADLACVIMTADCLPVVFTDGERVAAAHAGWRGLADGVLETTLETMSESDIHVWLGPAIGPTVFEVGEEVRQQFCDQLAQSSDCFVSSLNSGKWLADIYRLATLRLQRVGVTQISGGEYCTFSDTERFFSYRRAPQTGRMATLIWKTAS; encoded by the coding sequence ATGCAGCTAATTCGCCCTGGTTGGGCCGCGCCGCAACATATAAAGGCAGCTGTTACTACTCGCTTAGGAGGTGTTAGTTGTCCTCCCTATGATTCGTTTAATGTGGGTGATCATGTTGGCGACCAGCATAGTGCTGTGGCGAGTAATCGTGGGAAATTACTGAATGAGCTTGAACTGCCTGCTGCGCAATGGTTAACACAGGTGCACGGTACGGTGTGTGTTGAAGCGCAAAGCGATGCTGTTATTCGTGAAGCAGATGCCTGCTGGACAGCTGAAGCAGACCTTGCCTGTGTCATAATGACAGCAGACTGCTTACCGGTTGTATTCACGGATGGAGAGCGTGTTGCGGCTGCGCATGCGGGGTGGAGAGGTTTGGCTGATGGTGTTCTGGAAACAACACTAGAAACAATGTCAGAATCTGACATTCACGTGTGGTTAGGGCCTGCTATTGGCCCAACAGTATTTGAAGTTGGTGAAGAAGTTCGCCAGCAGTTTTGCGATCAATTGGCACAGTCCAGTGATTGCTTTGTGTCTTCTTTGAATTCTGGTAAGTGGTTGGCGGATATCTACCGGTTGGCTACTTTGCGTTTACAGCGGGTTGGTGTAACTCAGATATCAGGTGGTGAGTACTGTACATTTTCGGATACAGAGCGTTTTTTCTCTTACCGTCGTGCTCCGCAAACGGGGCGCATGGCCACGTTGATTTGGAAAACTGCGAGTTAA
- a CDS encoding outer membrane protein assembly factor BamD, whose product MRLAKIVGTVTLCVLATGCSWFGGDKEIPDIPEQQLYEESISALELEDYQLAVEKLQMLEARYPFGRYSEQAQLELIYAYHKNYEPEAASASADRFIRLHPSHENIDYAYYLKGLTAFEQDRTFFERYLPIDITRRDPGAALDSFESFSTLLNRYPDSQYAPDANKRMVFLKNRLATYEINVARFYMKRGAFVAAANRGRYVVENLQNTPAVPNALAIMYQAYTELGMTDLASSARDVLLANYPDYDLRTYRQENKTLLETATFGLLGSSEEPLPPSRPNTKTTEQKTKIEKKRSWFDRATFGVFE is encoded by the coding sequence ATGCGCTTGGCAAAAATCGTTGGTACCGTCACCCTTTGCGTTCTGGCAACCGGTTGTTCATGGTTTGGTGGTGATAAAGAGATCCCGGATATTCCGGAACAACAACTGTACGAAGAATCAATTTCTGCACTTGAGCTGGAGGACTATCAACTAGCTGTTGAAAAACTGCAGATGCTGGAAGCTCGCTATCCATTTGGCCGCTATTCAGAGCAAGCTCAGTTAGAATTAATTTACGCTTACCACAAAAACTATGAACCTGAAGCAGCTAGTGCGTCAGCAGATCGCTTTATTCGACTACACCCTTCTCACGAAAATATTGATTACGCATACTACCTTAAAGGCCTCACTGCATTTGAGCAGGATAGAACTTTTTTTGAGCGTTACTTGCCCATTGATATCACTCGACGGGACCCAGGAGCAGCACTAGACTCTTTCGAAAGCTTCTCTACTCTGCTAAATCGCTATCCAGACAGCCAGTATGCACCTGACGCTAATAAGCGCATGGTGTTTTTGAAAAATCGCCTAGCGACCTATGAAATAAATGTTGCACGTTTTTACATGAAACGTGGTGCTTTTGTTGCAGCAGCAAACCGAGGACGTTATGTCGTTGAGAATTTACAAAACACACCCGCAGTCCCTAATGCACTTGCTATTATGTATCAAGCATATACAGAACTAGGGATGACTGATTTAGCCAGCAGTGCGCGTGATGTTTTATTAGCTAACTATCCTGACTATGACTTACGAACTTACCGTCAAGAAAATAAAACATTACTAGAAACAGCTACCTTTGGATTACTTGGTAGCAGCGAAGAGCCTCTTCCACCATCACGACCTAACACTAAAACAACTGAGCAAAAAACTAAGATAGAAAAGAAAAGATCTTGGTTTGATCGTGCTACTTTTGGTGTTTTTGAGTAG
- a CDS encoding Lrp/AsnC family transcriptional regulator, translating into MTNIKIDDTDRRILRELQENAELGITELAARINLSSTPCWRRVQKLQDAGVIRKKVALLDSAKVKLNVSVFVHIKTRNHSHDWFIAFSKKISSYAEVAEFYRMSGEYDYLMRIVVADITAFDNFYKRLVEETPDLSDVTSSFAMEQIKYTTALPI; encoded by the coding sequence ATGACAAATATTAAAATTGATGATACGGATAGACGAATCCTGCGTGAGCTTCAAGAAAATGCCGAACTTGGCATCACAGAGCTTGCCGCGCGTATAAACCTATCCTCAACCCCCTGCTGGCGGCGTGTTCAAAAACTACAAGATGCGGGTGTTATTAGAAAGAAGGTCGCATTGCTGGATTCAGCAAAAGTAAAATTGAATGTATCTGTCTTCGTGCATATAAAAACACGTAACCATTCTCATGATTGGTTTATCGCGTTTTCAAAGAAGATATCTAGCTATGCAGAAGTCGCCGAGTTTTATCGCATGAGTGGCGAGTATGATTACCTAATGCGTATAGTCGTTGCTGATATTACTGCGTTTGACAACTTTTATAAGCGCCTTGTTGAAGAGACGCCCGACTTAAGTGATGTTACCTCGAGCTTTGCTATGGAGCAGATCAAATATACAACAGCACTGCCTATATAA
- a CDS encoding GspH/FimT family pseudopilin codes for MHKDAHTDRERSQSGFTLIELMVALSLMIILMFLAIPSFSQMLIRSEITAASMAIRAGLSIARSEAVKRGAQVQVCSLSTATMQCAGSVGVGRIVWNDGFIVFQDVDSDRVYNAAIDELLHIARFSESLDINWGRGHYLIYVSTGRLLLGNSSFRINHPSYALERRLILNIVGRVRSIDI; via the coding sequence ATGCACAAGGATGCGCATACGGACCGGGAGCGCTCGCAATCCGGTTTCACGCTTATTGAGTTGATGGTAGCGCTGTCTCTCATGATCATTTTAATGTTTTTGGCAATACCTTCGTTTTCACAAATGCTAATTCGCAGTGAAATAACAGCCGCTTCAATGGCTATTCGTGCAGGCTTATCTATTGCTCGGTCTGAAGCGGTAAAGCGCGGTGCTCAAGTTCAGGTTTGTAGCTTGTCCACAGCAACAATGCAATGTGCCGGTAGTGTGGGTGTTGGGCGCATAGTATGGAATGATGGTTTTATTGTGTTTCAAGATGTCGATAGCGACAGGGTCTATAACGCCGCTATCGATGAATTGTTACATATCGCACGTTTTAGCGAATCTTTGGATATAAATTGGGGGCGGGGGCATTATTTAATCTATGTTTCAACTGGGCGGTTACTATTGGGCAATAGCTCATTTCGCATTAACCACCCTAGCTATGCATTGGAGCGACGCTTGATACTTAATATTGTAGGTAGGGTACGTTCTATCGATATCTAA